One region of Chryseobacterium muglaense genomic DNA includes:
- the porM gene encoding type IX secretion system motor protein PorM/GldM, which translates to MAKGKQTPRQKMINLMYLVFIAMMALNIDVEIIRSYYDSTVALNDTRMLTQQKNEDIFEKTLEAKAQQVPDTYATPWEQYKVLKSKIDVLVKSADDIKIILKKQSDFHDKDPKTGKDMDVSENFSALNNNEATTDYFFKEGDENAPSAKALDLKKQLDDVRSYIVATFGGNPQLTKLVERANKSIIAEYPAGKSPNGKTWFQNKFYHQPLIAAISNLEIIQNDARNVQSDALALMLQEKVDASIKFTSYEAIVSAPTDVVAGKKAEAVVMLGNYSNSSKISISGVSRQENGKGYLPLNTGGLGEKKIGGVITLTDATGKAQQFPFTHTYNVIAGPQQVKLEKGLLLSADKMNVMYRGLENPVSGSILGADNAKLSLSASGGAIVKGTGNGKWNVIPQSGNVIQLTLSGREPNGQAVSQVFEYRIKGIPKPQGQIRGKAVNFMPVSSIPNQVVAAALPDFDFPVSFTVNSFILKLPGRAGTMIQGNSLSSAEGLIKNLRSGDVVQIYDIKATATGLGNQILKDISPVTINVQ; encoded by the coding sequence ATGGCAAAAGGAAAACAGACTCCACGTCAGAAGATGATCAACCTGATGTATTTGGTGTTCATCGCTATGATGGCCCTCAACATCGATGTTGAAATCATTAGATCTTATTATGATTCTACTGTTGCTCTAAACGATACAAGAATGTTGACGCAACAAAAAAATGAAGATATTTTTGAGAAAACTTTAGAAGCGAAAGCTCAGCAAGTACCAGATACCTATGCAACGCCTTGGGAACAGTATAAAGTACTGAAAAGCAAGATTGATGTTTTGGTAAAATCAGCTGATGATATTAAAATTATTTTGAAGAAGCAATCAGATTTCCATGACAAGGATCCTAAAACAGGAAAAGACATGGATGTAAGTGAAAACTTCTCAGCTTTAAATAATAACGAAGCGACTACTGATTATTTCTTTAAAGAAGGGGACGAAAATGCTCCTTCTGCAAAAGCTTTAGATCTAAAAAAACAATTGGATGATGTAAGGTCGTATATTGTAGCTACTTTTGGAGGTAATCCTCAATTAACAAAATTAGTTGAAAGAGCAAACAAATCGATTATTGCAGAATATCCAGCTGGGAAATCTCCAAATGGTAAGACTTGGTTTCAGAATAAATTCTATCACCAACCACTTATCGCTGCGATTTCAAATCTAGAGATTATCCAGAATGATGCAAGAAACGTACAGTCTGATGCATTAGCATTAATGCTTCAGGAGAAAGTTGATGCTAGCATCAAGTTTACAAGCTATGAGGCGATTGTTTCTGCACCAACAGATGTAGTTGCTGGTAAGAAAGCTGAAGCTGTTGTAATGTTGGGTAACTACTCAAACAGTAGCAAAATTAGCATTAGCGGTGTAAGCAGACAAGAAAACGGTAAAGGATATCTTCCATTAAATACTGGCGGTCTTGGTGAGAAAAAGATTGGTGGTGTAATTACTTTAACAGATGCTACAGGAAAAGCTCAGCAATTCCCGTTCACACATACGTATAATGTAATCGCTGGTCCTCAACAAGTAAAACTAGAAAAAGGATTATTACTTTCTGCTGATAAGATGAATGTAATGTATAGAGGATTAGAAAACCCTGTTTCAGGATCTATCTTAGGTGCAGATAATGCTAAATTATCATTGTCAGCTTCTGGAGGAGCTATTGTTAAAGGTACAGGAAACGGTAAATGGAATGTTATTCCTCAAAGTGGAAATGTAATACAGTTAACTCTTTCAGGAAGAGAGCCTAATGGCCAAGCTGTTTCACAAGTATTTGAATACAGAATTAAAGGTATTCCTAAACCGCAAGGTCAGATTAGAGGAAAAGCTGTGAATTTTATGCCAGTAAGTTCAATTCCTAATCAAGTTGTTGCTGCGGCATTACCTGATTTTGACTTCCCTGTTTCATTTACAGTAAATAGCTTTATTTTGAAACTTCCAGGAAGAGCAGGTACTATGATTCAAGGTAATTCATTATCTTCTGCTGAAGGGCTAATTAAAAATCTTAGATCGGGAGATGTCGTACAAATCTATGATATTAAGGCAACTGCAACTGGTTTAGGAAACCAAATATTGAAAGATATTTCACCGGTAACTATTAATGTTCAATAA
- the porL gene encoding type IX secretion system motor protein PorL/GldL — protein MFKTKDAWMNFFYSFGAAIVILGAWLKITHITFGPINGNIALTVGLVTEAIIFIIFAFDPPAAEESYHWENVYPELLDKHANPNPLHSNISAKNTGAQFAELENSLSTKLDKMLQDAKLDVQLFDRLRTGIDKFSSSVDQINQTVDVSASTHKYNDQLNKAASHMESMNALYAMQLENGQKQSDFAKKYVADMQKSAEQSEKFNQELQGLTTNLNSLNRVYGGMLTAMKS, from the coding sequence ATGTTTAAGACTAAAGATGCTTGGATGAATTTCTTCTATTCATTCGGTGCTGCAATTGTAATTCTTGGAGCTTGGCTTAAAATTACTCACATTACATTTGGACCTATTAACGGAAACATCGCTCTTACAGTAGGGCTTGTAACTGAGGCAATTATCTTTATTATTTTTGCATTCGACCCTCCAGCTGCGGAAGAATCATACCACTGGGAAAATGTTTATCCTGAATTGTTAGATAAGCATGCAAACCCAAATCCTTTACACTCAAATATTTCTGCTAAAAATACAGGAGCTCAGTTCGCTGAACTAGAAAACTCGCTTTCAACGAAGTTAGATAAAATGCTTCAGGATGCGAAACTAGACGTACAATTGTTTGATAGATTGAGAACAGGTATTGATAAATTTTCAAGCTCTGTAGATCAAATCAACCAGACTGTTGACGTATCAGCTTCTACACACAAATACAATGATCAGTTAAACAAAGCTGCTTCACACATGGAAAGCATGAATGCTCTTTATGCAATGCAGTTAGAAAATGGTCAAAAACAATCAGATTTTGCTAAAAAATATGTTGCAGATATGCAAAAATCAGCAGAGCAGTCTGAGAAATTTAATCAAGAATTACAAGGTTTAACAACCAACTTAAACAGCTTAAACAGAGTTTACGGTGGTATGTTAACTGCTATGAAGTCATAA
- the porK gene encoding T9SS ring complex lipoprotein PorK/GldK, with translation MKRIFLLLLSASVASVSCSGGGSSSVGKPGTKGELIPREKTKSFVAQRPYGMVAIPGGSFIAGMADESFTNNGETAPLKTVTVAPFFMDEAETTNAEYRVFINYVRDSIARTMLAEAAGEGGDGGGKGASIGDYAYLAKKEENLTPYQEYLEGAGGRDDGFDASKKLDWKIPLHWNTSKYPDVEYAEVLESMYLPASSRVGSERLIDVSKLKYGYRWGDMDVAIADNERGVNFLRSESIAIYPDTTVWVNDFHFTYNEPLFEQYFWHKAYKDYPVVGVTWDQARAYCDFRTKLKSDYNESLKRKQQRTLRFRLPNEMEWEYAARGGRQNATYPWGGPYLMDDRGCYLANFKPKRGSYMEDEKKGTYTYAAPVKKFKKNTFGLFDMAGNVSEWTDSGYNNSAYGFSSTLNPSIKSKADNKKSVRGGSWKDVGYMLMTGARDWENKDSARSYIGFRTVQDIPEAAVKAKRVNR, from the coding sequence ATGAAAAGGATATTTCTTTTATTATTGTCTGCGTCGGTAGCATCGGTATCTTGTTCAGGTGGTGGATCTTCTTCTGTAGGGAAGCCTGGAACAAAAGGAGAATTGATACCTAGAGAAAAAACAAAATCATTTGTTGCACAAAGACCTTATGGGATGGTGGCAATTCCTGGCGGTTCTTTTATTGCCGGTATGGCCGATGAATCATTTACCAATAATGGTGAAACTGCACCTTTGAAAACGGTAACCGTAGCTCCTTTCTTTATGGATGAAGCCGAAACTACTAATGCAGAATACAGAGTTTTCATCAATTACGTAAGAGATTCTATCGCTAGAACAATGCTTGCTGAAGCAGCAGGTGAAGGTGGCGATGGTGGCGGTAAAGGCGCAAGCATCGGAGACTATGCTTATCTTGCTAAAAAAGAAGAAAACCTTACACCATATCAGGAATATCTTGAAGGAGCCGGAGGAAGAGACGACGGTTTTGATGCAAGCAAAAAATTAGATTGGAAAATTCCATTACATTGGAATACATCAAAATATCCGGATGTAGAATATGCTGAAGTTCTTGAGTCTATGTATTTACCTGCTTCTTCTAGAGTAGGAAGTGAGAGACTTATTGATGTTAGTAAATTAAAATATGGTTATAGATGGGGAGATATGGATGTAGCTATCGCTGATAACGAAAGAGGAGTAAACTTCTTAAGAAGCGAAAGTATTGCAATCTATCCAGATACAACAGTTTGGGTAAATGATTTCCACTTTACTTATAATGAGCCTTTATTTGAACAGTATTTCTGGCACAAAGCTTACAAAGATTATCCTGTTGTTGGGGTAACTTGGGATCAAGCTAGAGCATATTGTGACTTCAGAACTAAATTAAAGTCTGATTATAACGAAAGCTTAAAAAGAAAACAACAAAGAACTTTACGTTTCCGTCTTCCAAACGAAATGGAATGGGAATATGCTGCAAGAGGTGGAAGACAAAATGCAACTTATCCTTGGGGTGGTCCTTACTTAATGGATGATAGAGGTTGTTATCTAGCAAACTTCAAGCCAAAAAGAGGTAGCTATATGGAAGATGAGAAAAAAGGGACTTATACGTACGCTGCTCCTGTAAAAAAATTCAAGAAAAATACTTTTGGATTGTTTGATATGGCTGGTAACGTATCGGAATGGACCGATTCAGGATACAACAATTCTGCATACGGATTCTCTTCTACTCTAAACCCTTCTATTAAATCTAAAGCAGACAACAAAAAATCTGTAAGAGGAGGTTCTTGGAAAGATGTTGGTTATATGTTGATGACTGGTGCAAGAGACTGGGAAAACAAAGATTCTGCCAGAAGTTATATCGGTTTCAGAACAGTACAAGATATTCCTGAAGCTGCTGTTAAAGCGAAAAGAGTTAACAGATAA
- the glmS gene encoding glutamine--fructose-6-phosphate transaminase (isomerizing), translating to MCGIVGYTGFQDAYDIVINGLRRLEYRGYDSAGIVLENTANSFSVEKTKGKVDDLVNISNNLKGTSKIGMGHTRWATHGVPSDRNSHPHVSNNGKIALVHNGIIENYDTIKTMLTEKGFSFKSETDTEVLVNLIQYFTDLNSETDFPEAVRYALNEVYGAYAITVMHEDHPGVLVVARLGSPLAIGIGNQEYFIASDASPFVEFTKEAIYLEEGHMATISLEGGVDIRTINDNSKIIPEIQELKLSLEQIEKGGYEHFMLKEIFEQPKSIHDTMRGRLIVNEGVIKMAGIWDHLERFKNANRIIIIACGTSWHAGLIGEYLIEEFARIPVEVEYASEFRYRNPIVTDKDVVIAISQSGETADTMAALKLAKERGAFIYGICNVVDSSIARITDAGSYTHAGPEIGVASTKAFTAQLTILSLIALKLGNHNGNLGTAEFMSLISELDAIPKKIEEVLEATHELTQHIAKDFIDATNFLYLGRGYNYPAALEGALKLKEISYIHAEGYPAAEMKHGPIALIDENMPIVIIAPKKGHYEKIVSNVQEIKARKGKVIAVVNKGDTQVSAMADYVIEIPETSECFSPIVASVPLQLLAYYIAVYRGANVDQPRNLAKSVTVE from the coding sequence ATGTGTGGAATAGTTGGTTATACAGGTTTTCAAGATGCCTATGATATTGTTATCAACGGTCTTAGAAGATTAGAATATAGAGGGTACGATAGTGCCGGAATTGTTTTAGAAAACACTGCCAATAGCTTTAGCGTTGAAAAAACGAAAGGTAAGGTTGATGATTTGGTCAATATTTCAAATAATTTAAAAGGAACTTCCAAGATAGGTATGGGCCATACGCGTTGGGCAACTCACGGTGTACCAAGTGATAGAAATTCACACCCTCATGTTTCAAATAACGGAAAAATTGCACTTGTTCATAATGGTATTATTGAAAATTATGATACAATTAAAACAATGCTTACCGAGAAAGGCTTTTCTTTCAAATCTGAAACAGATACAGAAGTTTTAGTTAATCTTATTCAGTATTTTACAGACCTTAATTCTGAAACAGATTTTCCTGAAGCGGTAAGATATGCGTTAAACGAAGTATATGGAGCATATGCTATTACGGTAATGCACGAAGACCATCCAGGTGTTTTAGTTGTTGCGAGATTAGGTTCTCCATTAGCAATCGGAATTGGTAATCAAGAGTATTTTATTGCTTCTGATGCATCACCTTTTGTTGAGTTTACTAAAGAAGCTATTTATCTTGAAGAAGGTCATATGGCAACAATTTCTTTAGAAGGAGGGGTAGACATCAGAACAATCAATGATAATTCTAAAATTATTCCTGAAATTCAAGAATTAAAATTAAGCTTAGAGCAAATAGAAAAAGGTGGATATGAGCATTTTATGCTTAAAGAAATCTTTGAACAGCCAAAATCTATCCACGACACAATGAGAGGAAGACTTATTGTAAATGAAGGGGTTATTAAAATGGCAGGAATTTGGGATCATTTAGAAAGATTCAAAAATGCTAATAGAATTATCATCATCGCTTGCGGTACTTCTTGGCATGCTGGTCTTATCGGTGAATATCTAATAGAAGAGTTTGCAAGAATTCCTGTAGAAGTAGAATACGCATCAGAATTCAGATACAGAAACCCTATTGTTACAGACAAAGATGTTGTAATTGCAATTTCTCAATCAGGAGAAACAGCAGATACGATGGCTGCTTTAAAATTAGCAAAAGAAAGAGGTGCATTTATTTATGGTATATGTAATGTAGTAGATTCTTCTATCGCAAGAATTACAGATGCCGGATCTTATACGCACGCAGGGCCGGAAATAGGTGTTGCTTCTACAAAAGCATTTACAGCTCAGTTGACTATTCTTTCTTTAATCGCATTAAAATTAGGTAATCACAATGGTAATTTAGGTACCGCTGAATTTATGAGTCTTATCTCAGAACTCGATGCGATTCCTAAAAAAATTGAAGAAGTATTAGAAGCTACGCATGAGCTTACTCAGCATATCGCAAAAGATTTCATCGATGCTACCAATTTCTTATACTTAGGAAGAGGGTACAATTATCCTGCAGCTTTGGAAGGTGCTCTTAAATTAAAAGAGATTTCTTACATCCATGCAGAAGGTTATCCTGCTGCAGAGATGAAGCACGGGCCAATCGCTCTAATTGATGAAAACATGCCAATTGTTATCATTGCACCTAAAAAAGGTCACTATGAGAAGATTGTAAGCAATGTACAGGAAATTAAGGCTAGAAAAGGTAAAGTAATTGCCGTAGTAAACAAAGGAGATACTCAGGTAAGTGCAATGGCTGATTATGTGATTGAAATTCCTGAAACCTCAGAATGTTTTTCTCCAATAGTAGCTTCAGTACCTTTACAACTATTAGCTTATTACATAGCGGTGTATAGAGGTGCCAATGTAGACCAGCCAAGAAATCTTGCAAAATCTGTAACTGTAGAGTAA
- a CDS encoding DUF4270 family protein encodes MIYNIRKIFTILSVMVLGGVLVYNCEPEPDSLGEQLFLNGATEGVESSYDLIAYNIKNNDTIRTDAFKLLDVISSSSTSSTAVLGAFNESQFGMQRASYFTQVRLAADNPDFGTNAVVDSVVLVLKPVVSLDSIKSTTNESYVYPDGNVDAKKVVNTYPIKKYGKAKLNGGKLTLQVQEVADFMNGVNDIVYSNKNFATSTDLGSKEISGNASSIVITKDSDESSLFTANTGIRIPLSPSFFQTKIINKKGQPELSDVSNFIRHFRGLKISLTDTTTDGYLFQFTPNDMELIMYYKNDKLVDGNNTRPQTKYEFSVKGANMHSSYYEYNRTGATINNYAFGNTTIGDKKLYAQGMGGNSIGIKFKKEEIDKLKKLYQDDKAAIISAKIRIYTDEVEWDTPYPRPTFEDFTIVQKNKDSGGKETTGFTTDFTSLGAAFISVRAYNTDTKRAHYDFTVTRSLKDIVESSDTYDKYQDKYFKIDLAKFLRNSSGTIAGYNYTSRAFSMGRTVFVGSDSSNKDKIQLLVTYGTKK; translated from the coding sequence ATGATTTATAATATTAGAAAAATTTTCACCATTCTTTCTGTAATGGTTTTAGGTGGTGTATTGGTTTATAACTGCGAGCCGGAACCAGATTCTTTGGGTGAACAGTTATTTTTAAATGGCGCAACAGAAGGAGTAGAATCTTCTTATGATCTTATTGCCTATAATATTAAAAATAATGATACAATTAGAACAGATGCATTTAAATTATTAGATGTTATTAGTTCTTCTTCTACTTCTTCTACAGCAGTTTTGGGAGCTTTTAATGAAAGCCAGTTTGGGATGCAACGAGCTTCATATTTTACTCAGGTGAGATTGGCAGCTGATAATCCTGATTTTGGGACTAATGCGGTGGTAGATTCTGTGGTTTTGGTTCTTAAACCTGTTGTGTCATTGGATTCAATTAAGAGTACCACAAATGAAAGTTATGTTTATCCGGATGGAAATGTAGATGCTAAAAAAGTAGTTAATACATATCCTATAAAAAAATATGGGAAAGCAAAACTTAACGGTGGTAAACTTACTTTGCAGGTACAAGAAGTGGCAGACTTTATGAATGGCGTTAATGATATTGTCTATTCTAATAAAAACTTCGCAACGTCTACTGATTTGGGTTCTAAAGAAATTTCTGGTAATGCAAGTTCTATAGTTATTACAAAAGATTCTGATGAGAGCTCTTTGTTTACTGCAAATACCGGTATTAGAATTCCTTTATCTCCATCTTTTTTCCAAACTAAAATTATTAATAAGAAAGGACAACCAGAACTTAGTGATGTGTCAAATTTTATCAGACATTTTAGAGGTTTAAAAATTTCTCTTACTGATACTACTACTGACGGTTACTTATTCCAGTTTACTCCTAATGATATGGAGTTGATTATGTATTATAAGAATGATAAGCTCGTAGATGGTAACAATACGAGACCTCAGACAAAATATGAGTTTTCTGTAAAAGGTGCAAATATGCATTCTTCTTATTATGAGTACAATAGAACTGGAGCTACAATTAATAACTATGCTTTTGGGAATACTACAATTGGAGATAAAAAATTGTATGCACAAGGAATGGGAGGTAATTCTATTGGTATAAAATTCAAAAAAGAAGAGATTGATAAACTGAAAAAGCTATACCAAGATGATAAAGCTGCTATTATCAGTGCAAAAATCCGAATTTATACAGATGAAGTAGAGTGGGATACTCCTTATCCTAGACCAACTTTCGAAGACTTTACGATCGTTCAAAAAAATAAAGATTCTGGTGGAAAAGAAACAACAGGATTTACAACAGATTTTACATCTTTAGGAGCTGCTTTTATTTCAGTAAGAGCTTATAATACTGATACAAAGCGTGCTCATTATGATTTTACAGTAACTCGATCTTTAAAAGATATTGTTGAATCATCAGATACTTATGATAAATATCAAGATAAATATTTCAAGATAGATCTTGCTAAGTTTTTACGTAACTCTTCGGGTACTATTGCAGGGTATAATTATACTTCAAGAGCGTTTTCTATGGGAAGAACTGTTTTTGTAGGTTCTGATTCTTCAAATAAAGACAAAATTCAGTTACTCGTAACTTACGGTACAAAAAAATAA
- a CDS encoding glycogen/starch synthase: MPNQKILYITTEMYPYQEDTNLAAVVNKMALKMHQEGNDVRVFMPRFGQISERKFQLHEVIRLSGMNIIINDLDQPLIIKVASLPGERLQVYFIDNEEYFKRKQYYFDDAGVAFDDNDERAIFFARGVIETIKKLNWVPDVIHLNGWMSSFVPIYLKTYYKSDTYFKDAKIVLSLYNEKDAALAENVGEKLQFDNISDLNALNKPSFESFVIESMNYVDEVVKGDEFLNGDLDKGFNETTTSKSEYLDVDSISKLY, translated from the coding sequence ATGCCCAATCAGAAAATACTGTACATTACCACAGAGATGTACCCTTATCAGGAAGATACAAATTTAGCAGCGGTGGTAAACAAAATGGCACTTAAAATGCACCAAGAAGGCAATGATGTAAGAGTTTTTATGCCAAGATTCGGACAGATAAGTGAGAGGAAATTTCAACTTCATGAAGTGATTCGTCTTTCGGGGATGAATATTATTATCAATGATTTAGATCAGCCATTAATTATTAAGGTGGCTTCACTTCCAGGAGAGAGGCTGCAGGTTTATTTTATCGATAACGAAGAGTACTTCAAAAGAAAACAATATTATTTTGATGATGCGGGAGTAGCATTTGATGATAATGACGAGAGAGCTATATTCTTTGCACGTGGTGTAATAGAAACCATTAAAAAACTAAACTGGGTTCCAGATGTGATTCACTTAAATGGGTGGATGTCTTCTTTTGTGCCTATTTATCTAAAAACATACTACAAATCTGATACTTACTTCAAAGATGCTAAGATTGTACTTTCATTATATAATGAGAAAGATGCAGCTTTGGCAGAAAATGTAGGTGAGAAATTGCAGTTTGATAATATTTCAGATTTAAATGCGTTAAATAAACCAAGCTTCGAAAGCTTTGTTATTGAAAGTATGAATTATGTTGACGAAGTAGTAAAAGGCGATGAGTTTCTGAACGGTGATCTTGATAAAGGTTTTAATGAAACGACTACATCAAAATCTGAATACCTTGATGTAGACTCTATCAGTAAATTATATTAA
- the panC gene encoding pantoate--beta-alanine ligase gives MEVLKNKKTLQDFIERQKEMGKKIGFAPTMGALHNGHLSLYEAARKENDLVISSIFVNPTQFNNAEDLEKYPRDTDRDISILKTSGLVDAVYLPQVEDIYPEKTESQRYDYDGLENEMEGKSRPGHFDGVGTVVEELFRQVKADNAYFGEKDFQQLAIIKKMVEKKLLPIKIKGVSIYRAENGLALSSRNQRLTETRKDEAKIIFETLVKVKKIFKNTPVLNIKENVNEIFHNQKDMELEYFLIADESTLKEIDQREEEKSYRAFIVVNVDGVRLIDNMHLD, from the coding sequence ATGGAAGTTCTAAAAAACAAAAAAACACTTCAGGATTTTATAGAAAGACAGAAGGAAATGGGCAAAAAAATAGGTTTTGCACCTACTATGGGAGCTTTACACAATGGTCATTTATCATTGTACGAAGCCGCTAGGAAAGAAAATGACCTGGTCATCTCGTCAATTTTTGTAAACCCCACTCAGTTTAACAATGCTGAAGATTTGGAAAAATACCCAAGAGACACCGATCGAGACATCTCTATTCTCAAAACTTCAGGGCTCGTAGATGCTGTCTACCTTCCCCAAGTTGAAGACATCTATCCTGAAAAAACAGAAAGCCAGCGCTATGATTACGATGGTTTAGAAAATGAAATGGAAGGAAAATCCAGACCCGGCCATTTTGATGGCGTAGGAACAGTGGTAGAAGAGCTTTTCAGACAAGTAAAGGCAGATAACGCTTACTTCGGAGAAAAAGACTTTCAGCAATTGGCAATCATCAAGAAAATGGTTGAGAAAAAATTGCTTCCTATCAAAATAAAAGGAGTTTCTATTTACAGAGCAGAAAACGGTTTAGCCTTAAGCTCAAGAAACCAACGCCTCACCGAAACAAGGAAAGATGAAGCTAAAATTATTTTCGAAACATTAGTTAAGGTAAAAAAAATATTTAAAAACACTCCGGTTTTAAACATTAAGGAAAATGTGAATGAAATTTTTCACAACCAAAAAGACATGGAGTTGGAATATTTTCTAATTGCTGATGAAAGTACATTAAAAGAAATTGATCAAAGAGAAGAAGAGAAATCTTACAGAGCGTTTATTGTAGTTAATGTAGACGGAGTAAGATTAATTGACAATATGCATTTGGATTGA
- a CDS encoding shikimate kinase, whose amino-acid sequence MIISLVGYMGSGKSHISKILSDKINFKLIDLDKEISRRNKLTIPEIFEKKGEIYFRKLERETLEEILASQENIVLSLGGGTPVYYNNMEIINNSSKSFFLRASIATLAERISKQKEKRPLIAKIPDEDLPEFIAKHLFERNVYYNKAQFSINTDNKNPEDIIQEITEKLYL is encoded by the coding sequence ATGATAATTTCACTAGTTGGATACATGGGGAGTGGCAAATCTCACATTTCCAAAATCTTAAGCGATAAAATAAATTTTAAATTAATTGACCTCGACAAGGAAATTTCTCGTCGAAATAAATTGACAATCCCTGAAATCTTCGAAAAAAAGGGAGAAATCTACTTTAGAAAATTAGAAAGAGAAACTTTGGAGGAGATTTTAGCCTCTCAAGAAAATATCGTTTTGAGCCTGGGAGGCGGAACTCCGGTTTATTATAACAATATGGAAATTATTAATAATAGTTCGAAGAGCTTTTTTTTAAGAGCTTCTATTGCTACTTTGGCAGAAAGAATTTCAAAACAGAAAGAAAAAAGACCTTTAATTGCAAAAATTCCGGATGAAGATCTCCCGGAATTTATCGCCAAACATCTATTTGAACGAAATGTATATTATAATAAAGCACAATTTAGCATAAACACAGACAATAAAAATCCTGAAGACATTATTCAGGAGATAACAGAAAAGCTCTATCTCTAG
- a CDS encoding RNA-binding S4 domain-containing protein has translation MRIDKFLWSIRFYKTRSVSADEIKKNRVSIGSSTVKSSKEVKEGDVIKIRKNQIEYKIKVLQIPKSRIGAKLVSLHIKDVTDKDQYEILMMRKMSQEYYRNRGEGRPTKKDRREMDDYVENDVTADFTDWDDFFGEDGSDSETNE, from the coding sequence ATGAGAATAGATAAATTTTTATGGAGCATTCGTTTTTATAAAACAAGATCGGTGTCTGCAGATGAAATAAAGAAGAACAGAGTTTCTATTGGATCCTCGACTGTGAAGTCCTCCAAAGAAGTAAAAGAAGGAGATGTTATCAAAATTCGTAAAAATCAAATTGAGTATAAAATTAAAGTACTACAAATCCCTAAAAGTAGAATAGGGGCTAAACTGGTATCTCTTCATATTAAAGATGTAACCGATAAGGATCAATACGAAATCTTAATGATGCGAAAGATGTCTCAGGAATACTACCGAAACAGAGGCGAAGGAAGGCCTACTAAAAAAGACAGGAGAGAGATGGATGATTATGTAGAAAATGATGTGACTGCTGATTTCACCGATTGGGACGATTTCTTTGGTGAAGACGGCAGTGATTCTGAAACCAACGAGTAA